A single region of the Brachypodium distachyon strain Bd21 chromosome 3, Brachypodium_distachyon_v3.0, whole genome shotgun sequence genome encodes:
- the LOC100826991 gene encoding uncharacterized protein LOC100826991, which yields MLDMDGKEAPSEVFVDPSRSASNTDEDDDWVIVKKQRITIWIPPLSPAAAILQAGTPKVISTQTSPPRMSRRNCNTATKKQPKQGGESSCNPVVPVVKLDCTRHADRDFQRLSHEDTEKATSSFGNIYEPRLPIISSCLTNKILRARLLERRVAGFGGLRNWLFTCGLGWFVKILDSRKMGVYQIVSLTMNQLKEMGLIAVGPRRKLIHAIDNLCKPGQSEMFC from the coding sequence ATGTTGGATATGGATGGCAAGGAAGCACCCTCAGAGGTTTTTGTTGATCCATCACGTTCAGCAAGCAACACTGACGAGGATGATGATTGGGTGATAGTCAAGAAACAGCGGATCACCATATGGATCCCTCCATTATCACCTGCAGCTGCAATCCTTCAAGCTGGCACGCCCAAAGTAATTTCTACACAAACTAGCCCGCCAAGAATGAGCAGGAGAAACTGCAATACTGCCACAAAAAAGCAACCGAAGCAGGGAGGAGAATCATCATGCAATCCTGTTGTCCCGGTTGTAAAGTTGGACTGTACCAGACATGCAGATCGTGATTTTCAAAGACTGTCTCATGAAGACACCGAGAAAGCAACAAGTTCATTTGGAAACATCTATGAGCCGAGGCTGCCCATTATTTCTTCATGTCTTACGAATAAGATCTTGCGAGCCCGACTTCTTGAGAGACGGGTTGCTGGGTTTGGCGGGCTGAGGAATTGGCTTTTCACTTGTGGTCTTGGATggtttgtcaaaatattggaTAGTAGAAAGATGGGGGTGTATCAGATAGTTTCCCTTACAATGAACCAGCTGAAAGAGATGGGCCTTATTGCTGTAGGACCACGGAGGAAATTAATCCATGCCATTGATAATCTCTGCAAGCCTGGCCAGTCTGAGATGTTTTGTTGA
- the LOC100838100 gene encoding berberine bridge enzyme-like 23: MQPSFELFPVHRLLLFLLLLVTLSPPSRAQGEGQEERGLHESFLRCVSRLSPATADPSDLVHAPADASYGPLLDSTIQNLRFASPRTPCPSPSLLLTPTTVAEVRASVACCRAHGLTVRARSGGHDYEGLSYRALRRPARRFAVLDLAALRAVRVDAARRVAHAQPGATLGELYYAVARGSRGKLGFPAGICPTVCVGGHLNGGGFGPMMRKHGLAADNVVDAEVVDAEGRLLLGRAAMGEGLFWAIRGGGGGSFGVVVSWTVRLVPVPPVVSAFTVRRLIPRGDGGEQAIIHLLTRWQLVTHALPDDLFVKAAMEPKADDDGGGGSLRPQVVFKSLFLGNCSGMVSQMDSHLPELGINPSDCREMSWLQSMLYFYGYTDGQPAEVLLDRTLQPKDYYKIKLDYLTSPIPAAGLAVLLSKIVEEKGGSIGIDPQGGRMSEIPESDTPYAHRKGYLYNLQYFVKWGGDKNVSYEEKHLGWVREVHELMTPYVSKRPRAAYINFRDLDLGQNVDGNTRYEEARVWGEKYFRGNFRRLAMVKGEVDPEQVFWSEQSIPPLVVVGTRKRQRQDGLVSES, from the coding sequence ATGCAGCCATCATTCGAGCTCTTCCCTGTCCACCGtctccttctcttcctcctcctcctcgtcacgCTTTCTCCCCCGTCGCGGGCGCAAGGAGAAGGACAAGAGGAGCGTGGCCTCCACGAGAGCTTCCTGCGCTGCGTGTCCCGCCTctcgccggccaccgccgacCCGTCCGATCTCGTCCACGCGCCGGCGGACGCCTCCTACGGGCCCCTCCTCGACTCCACCATCCAGAACCTCCGCTTCGCCTCGCCGCGTACACCttgcccgtcgccgtcgctgcTCCTCACGCCGACGACCGTCGCCGAGGTGCGGGCCTCCGTGGCCTGCTGCCGTGCCCACGGCCTCACGGTCCGCGCCCGCAGCGGCGGCCACGACTACGAGGGCCTCTCCTACCGCGCGCTCCGTCGTCCCGCCCGCCGCTTCGCCGTCCTCGACCTCGCCGCGCTCCGGGCGGTCCGCGTCGACGCGGCGCGCCGGGTGGCCCACGCCCAGCCCGGGGCCACGCTCGGGGAGCTCTACTACGCGGTGGCGCGAGGCAGCCGCGGGAAGCTCGGGTTCCCCGCGGGGATCTGCCCCACGGTCTGCGTCGGCGGGCACCTCAACGGGGGCGGGTTCGGGCCCATGATGCGCAAGCACGGCCTTGCCGCCGACAACGTCGTGGACGCCGAGGTGGTGGACGCGGAGGGGCGGCTCCTGCTGGGCCGGGCCGCCATGGGGGAGGGCCTCTTCTGGGCCatcaggggcggcggcggcggcagcttcgGCGTCGTCGTTTCCTGGACCGTGAGGCTGGTCCCCGTGCCGCCCGTCGTGTCCGCCTTCACCGTGCGCCGGCTAATCCCgcgaggagacggcggcgaacAAGCAATAATCCATCTCCTGACCAGATGGCAGCTCGTGACACACGCGCTCCCGGACGACCTCTTCGTCAAGGCGGCCATGGAGCCCAaggcggacgacgacggcggcggcgggagtcTGCGGCCACAGGTGGTGTTCAAGTCGCTCTTTCTTGGCAACTGCAGCGGCATGGTGTCCCAAATGGACAGCCATTTGCCTGAACTCGGCATCAATCCGAGCGACTGCAGGGAGATGAGTTGGCTTCAATCCATGCTCTACTTCTACGGCTACACCGATGGGCAACCCGCAGAAGTGCTTCTTGACAGAACGCTGCAACCCAAAGACTACTACAAGATCAAGCTGGACTACCTCACGTCGCCAATTCCGGCAGCCGGTCTCGCCGTGCTGCTCAGCAAGATCGTCGAAGAGAAAGGCGGCTCGATCGGCATCGACCCCCAGGGCGGCAGGATGAGCGAGATACCGGAATCGGACACGCCGTACGCCCACCGGAAAGGGTACCTCTACAATCTCCAGTACTTCGTCAAGTGGGGAGGTGACAAGAATGTGTCATACGAGGAGAAGCATTTGGGTTGGGTCAGGGAGGTGCATGAGCTCATGACACCCTATGTGAGCAAGAGGCCTAGAGCTGCGTACATCAACTTCAGGGACCTGGACTTGGGGCAGAACGTGGACGGCAACACGAGGTATGAGGAGGCCAGGGTGTGGGGGGAGAAGTACTTCAGAGGGAACTTCCGGAGGCTGGCAATGGTGAAGGGTGAGGTGGATCCTGAGCAGGTGTTCTGGAGCGAGCAGAGCATTCCCCCCCTTGTTGTTGTGGGCACTAGGAAGAGGCAGAGACAGGATGGATTGGTTTCAGAGAGTTGA
- the LOC100826678 gene encoding ras-related protein RABA1f — protein sequence MAYRADDDYDYLFKVVLIGDSGVGKSNLLTRFTRNEFSLESKSTIGVEFATRSIRVDDKVVKAQIWDTAGQERYRAITSAYYRGAVGALVVYDVTRHVTFENVERWLKELKDHTDANIVIMLVGNKADLRHLRAVPVEDAKAFAEREYTYFTETSALEAMNVEDAFTEVLTQIYRVVSKKALDIGDDPAAPPRGQTINVGSKDDVSAVKKAGCCSS from the exons ATGGCGTACCGGGCGGACGACGACTACGACTACCTATTCAAGGTGGTGCTCATCGGCGACTCGGGCGTCGGGAAATCCAACCTCCTCACGCGGTTCACGCGCAACGAGTTCAGCCTCGAGTCCAAGTCCACCATCGGCGTCGAGTTCGCCACCAGGAGCATCAGGGTCGACGACAAGGTCGTCAAGGCGCAGATCTGGGACACCGCCGGCCAAGAGAG GTATCGTGCAATTACAAGCGCATATTACCGAGGGGCAGTTGGGGCGCTCGTTGTGTATGACGTGACACGCCATGTGACCTTTGAGAATGTAGAGAGGTGGCTGAAGGAGCTCAAGGATCATACCGATGCTAACATTGTCATCATGCTTGTCGGCAACAAAGCCGATCTGCGCCACTTGCGGGCTGTCCCTGTGGAGGATGCGAAGGCATTCGCGGAGAGGGAGTACACCTATTTCACAGAAACCTCTGCCCTGGAGGCCATGAACGTAGAGGACGCCTTCACCGAGGTTCTAACGCAGATCTACCGAGTGGTCAGCAAGAAAGCTCTTGACATCGGTGACGACCCTGCTGCTCCACCTCGAGGGCAGACCATCAATGTCGGGTCGAAGGACGATGTCTCTGCCGTTAAGAAGGCTGGATGCTGCTCATCCTAA